The following are encoded in a window of Salinigranum halophilum genomic DNA:
- a CDS encoding thiamine pyrophosphate-dependent dehydrogenase E1 component subunit alpha, producing MVSIDIETEDGQREILRRMLTIRAFDTKAGELFADGELPGFVHLYIGEEAVGVGAISALEEQDYITSTHRGHGHCIAKGLDTYKMMAELYGKRDGYCNGKGGSMHIADVDAGMLGANGIVGAGPPLATGAALTADYKGEDKVALAFFGDGAVAQGQVHEGINLAATWDLPAIFVVENNHFGEATAMEDQHNVEHLSATAEAYDIPGFTVDGMDVTAVYEAVKEARERAANGEGPTFIEADTYRYEGHFEGDHQPYRTEEDIELWKDRDAIETFKNRLVEAGTVTQAEFEEMRDEIEAEIEEHAERAKEADYPDPSEAYEDMFNATVPEINDFAARMRADGGER from the coding sequence ATGGTATCCATAGACATCGAAACGGAGGACGGACAGCGAGAAATCCTCCGTCGAATGTTAACTATTCGAGCGTTTGACACGAAAGCGGGCGAGTTGTTCGCCGACGGGGAACTCCCGGGGTTCGTCCACCTGTACATCGGCGAGGAAGCGGTGGGCGTCGGGGCCATCTCGGCGTTGGAAGAACAGGACTACATCACGAGCACACACCGTGGGCACGGTCACTGCATCGCGAAGGGGCTCGACACGTACAAGATGATGGCCGAGCTCTACGGCAAGCGAGACGGCTACTGCAACGGCAAGGGCGGGTCGATGCACATCGCCGACGTCGACGCCGGGATGCTCGGTGCGAACGGTATCGTCGGTGCGGGCCCGCCACTGGCGACAGGCGCGGCACTGACCGCCGACTACAAGGGCGAGGACAAGGTCGCCCTGGCGTTCTTCGGTGACGGGGCCGTCGCACAGGGGCAGGTCCACGAGGGCATCAACCTCGCCGCGACGTGGGACCTCCCGGCCATCTTCGTCGTCGAGAACAACCACTTCGGCGAGGCGACGGCGATGGAAGACCAGCACAACGTCGAACACCTCTCGGCGACGGCGGAAGCGTACGACATCCCCGGCTTCACCGTCGACGGGATGGACGTCACCGCGGTCTACGAGGCCGTGAAGGAGGCCCGCGAGCGCGCGGCCAACGGCGAAGGACCGACGTTCATCGAAGCCGACACGTATCGGTACGAGGGCCACTTCGAGGGCGACCACCAGCCCTACCGCACGGAGGAGGACATCGAACTCTGGAAGGACCGCGACGCCATCGAGACGTTCAAGAACCGACTCGTCGAGGCGGGAACGGTCACCCAAGCGGAGTTCGAGGAGATGCGCGACGAGATCGAAGCCGAGATCGAAGAACACGCCGAGCGGGCCAAGGAGGCCGACTACCCCGACCCGAGCGAAGCGTACGAGGACATGTTCAACGCGACCGTCCCCGAGATCAACGACTTCGCGGCGCGGATGCGCGCCGACGGAGGTGAGCGATAA
- a CDS encoding alpha-ketoacid dehydrogenase subunit beta → MSTDTASGEGFSDTETMTVREAIRQALREELERDEDVYVMGEDVGRFGGVLGVTGDLVEQFGEKRVRDTPISEAGFTGAAVGAAATGTRPVVEIMFSDFMGVCSEQILNQMAKNRYMFGGKTEMPVTIRTTEGGGMGAASQHSGTIHTWFAHLPGIMAVAPGTAHAAKGLTKAAIRSNDPVIVFENKQIYEQEGEVPVSEDYTIPLGTASVEREGEDVTVVATQRMVGESLQLADELEGETSVEVIDLMSLYPMDTDTLLKSVEKTGRLVVADESPLSYGTHAEVVARVQEEGFFSLDAPIQRVGVSDTHIPFSPALEEEILPHADDVRAAIDRVV, encoded by the coding sequence ATGAGCACTGACACCGCAAGCGGCGAGGGGTTCTCCGACACCGAGACGATGACCGTCCGCGAGGCCATCCGGCAGGCGCTTCGCGAAGAGCTGGAACGTGACGAGGACGTCTATGTCATGGGCGAAGACGTCGGCCGCTTCGGCGGCGTCCTCGGCGTGACGGGTGACCTCGTCGAACAGTTCGGCGAGAAACGGGTGCGGGACACACCCATCAGCGAGGCCGGGTTCACCGGCGCGGCCGTCGGTGCGGCCGCGACCGGGACCCGCCCCGTGGTAGAGATCATGTTCTCGGACTTCATGGGCGTCTGCTCCGAGCAGATCCTCAACCAGATGGCGAAGAACCGCTACATGTTCGGCGGGAAGACGGAGATGCCCGTCACCATCCGTACCACCGAAGGTGGAGGGATGGGTGCGGCGAGCCAACACTCCGGCACCATCCACACCTGGTTCGCCCACCTCCCGGGCATCATGGCCGTCGCACCCGGCACGGCGCACGCGGCGAAGGGTCTGACCAAAGCCGCCATCCGCTCGAACGACCCGGTCATCGTCTTCGAGAACAAGCAGATCTACGAGCAGGAGGGCGAGGTCCCCGTCAGCGAGGACTACACCATCCCGCTCGGCACCGCGAGCGTCGAGCGCGAGGGAGAAGACGTCACCGTCGTCGCGACCCAGCGGATGGTCGGCGAGTCGCTCCAACTCGCCGACGAGCTGGAGGGTGAGACGAGCGTCGAGGTCATCGACCTCATGTCGCTGTACCCGATGGACACCGACACCCTGCTGAAGAGCGTCGAGAAGACGGGTCGCCTCGTCGTCGCCGACGAGAGCCCCCTCTCGTACGGGACCCACGCCGAAGTGGTCGCGCGCGTCCAGGAGGAAGGCTTCTTCAGCCTCGACGCGCCCATCCAGCGCGTCGGCGTCTCGGACACTCACATCCCGTTCAGCCCGGCACTCGAAGAGGAGATTCTCCCGCACGCCGACGACGTCCGCGCGGCAATCGACCGCGTGGTCTGA
- a CDS encoding NAD(+)/NADH kinase — protein sequence MGATVGLVVNPAAGRDIRRLTGGASVSDDYEKRRTAECVLSGLTLADDIEVLVMPDRGSLGQKLVNRGPDELDISLLDMTVGGDGQDTRRAAEIFAEEADAIVVLGGDGTNRDVAHTSGDVPLVSVSTGTNNVFPNAIDGTVAGGAAALVATGAVARSETTYQHGMVEAVADTANGERRISGLATLGILDHKFIGTRAILDAEKIIGGVVSRAFPTEIGLSGIAGGLTVHPPDEPGGVGYRLGPAAECTEQVDAITVPGVVERLGVREWEPLDDDQPMTFELPRGVVSVDGERELELREAVIDVCPVADGPRVVDVDAVYDHAARDGYFRRH from the coding sequence GTGGGCGCGACTGTCGGTCTGGTCGTCAACCCGGCCGCGGGACGTGACATCCGCCGCCTCACCGGCGGCGCGAGCGTCAGTGACGACTACGAGAAACGCCGGACCGCCGAGTGCGTCCTCTCTGGACTGACGCTGGCGGACGACATCGAGGTGTTAGTCATGCCCGACCGTGGGAGCCTCGGCCAGAAACTCGTCAACCGCGGTCCCGACGAACTTGACATCAGCCTGCTCGACATGACCGTCGGCGGCGACGGCCAGGACACCAGACGAGCGGCGGAGATCTTCGCCGAGGAGGCAGACGCCATCGTCGTCCTCGGTGGGGACGGGACCAACCGTGACGTCGCTCACACCTCGGGTGACGTGCCGCTCGTGAGTGTCTCGACCGGGACGAACAACGTCTTCCCGAACGCCATCGACGGAACCGTCGCCGGGGGTGCGGCCGCCCTCGTCGCGACGGGCGCGGTGGCCCGGTCGGAGACGACCTACCAGCACGGGATGGTCGAGGCCGTCGCCGACACGGCGAACGGTGAGCGTCGAATCAGCGGACTGGCGACGCTCGGAATCCTCGATCACAAGTTCATCGGGACCCGCGCCATCCTCGACGCGGAGAAGATCATCGGCGGTGTGGTCTCGCGGGCGTTCCCCACCGAGATCGGCCTCTCGGGCATCGCGGGCGGTCTCACGGTCCACCCGCCCGACGAGCCGGGGGGCGTCGGCTACCGACTCGGCCCGGCCGCCGAGTGTACCGAACAGGTCGACGCCATCACCGTCCCCGGCGTCGTCGAACGCCTCGGCGTCCGCGAGTGGGAACCGCTGGACGACGACCAGCCCATGACGTTCGAACTCCCCCGCGGCGTCGTCTCGGTCGACGGCGAGCGCGAACTCGAGCTCAGAGAGGCCGTCATCGACGTGTGTCCCGTCGCGGACGGTCCCCGGGTGGTCGACGTCGACGCGGTGTACGACCACGCCGCACGCGACGGCTACTTCCGGCGGCACTGA
- a CDS encoding VOC family protein, which produces MDTDVPDLGIEIPEITQIAFVVRDIDDGMDRFGGILGMGPWDVFRFEPPTLTDTTFRGEPHDYSMVLALAYAGDTMIELIEPLEGPSIYTEHLDEHGEGLHHVACFAFDDTEAIVEEFEAAGMPVIQSGVYGETPYWYFDTQEQLNGVIFETATNLEAMPEPDRTYPE; this is translated from the coding sequence ATGGACACTGACGTGCCAGACCTCGGTATCGAGATTCCGGAGATCACCCAGATCGCGTTCGTCGTCCGAGACATCGACGACGGGATGGACCGCTTCGGCGGAATCCTCGGGATGGGCCCGTGGGACGTTTTCCGCTTCGAGCCACCGACGCTGACTGACACCACCTTCCGGGGCGAGCCACACGACTACTCGATGGTCCTCGCGCTGGCGTACGCCGGCGACACGATGATCGAACTCATCGAACCGCTGGAGGGGCCGAGCATCTACACCGAACACCTCGACGAGCACGGCGAGGGACTCCACCACGTCGCCTGCTTCGCCTTCGACGACACCGAGGCCATCGTCGAGGAGTTCGAGGCGGCCGGGATGCCGGTGATACAGAGTGGTGTGTACGGGGAGACGCCGTACTGGTACTTCGACACGCAAGAACAGTTGAACGGCGTCATCTTCGAGACGGCGACGAACCTCGAAGCGATGCCCGAACCGGACCGGACCTATCCGGAGTGA
- a CDS encoding 2-oxo acid dehydrogenase subunit E2 codes for MGYVVKMPKLGMDMDQGTIVEWLVDEGDEVESGQVVAEIESEKTTGEIKVREDGVLHRMLLDVGDSVEPGGDVAIVGGPDEDVSGLLEGESAAEPDAEADTEDEAAESGDGPSPQAASFDGPSATSTGGSQSAESVKATPRAKKRAEELDVDLTTVEGTGPQGAVSEEDVEAAAESGGDAGSVKATPRAKKRAEELGVDLTTVEGTGPQGAVSEEDVEAAAESATAEAGADEEPAEVSAAEGRVFAPPRVRRLARELGVDLATVEGSGPSGAITEADVRAAGDGEVAEGEAAEADAADVGTRDEERPLSGMRRTIANRLGQSDREAVHVTEHRGADAEELLAAADAADDALDPKVTVNDVLLLALSATLDEHPAFNATFEEEVHRLHRAQDICVAIDIDEGLIAPVVRNVGELSLAELAQKRRAVTEKSLSGDYTMEDLSGGTFTVSNLGVLGVESFDPVINPPQVAILGVNTIKDEVVPIGDDEVGVRKRISFDLSFDHRIVDGADAARFLGSLVEHVENPWPLVISAGGR; via the coding sequence ATGGGCTACGTTGTCAAGATGCCGAAGCTGGGTATGGACATGGACCAGGGGACGATCGTCGAGTGGCTCGTCGACGAGGGCGACGAGGTCGAGTCCGGACAGGTCGTCGCCGAGATCGAGTCCGAGAAGACGACCGGCGAGATCAAGGTCCGCGAGGACGGGGTGCTCCACCGGATGCTCCTCGACGTCGGTGACAGCGTCGAACCCGGTGGCGACGTCGCCATCGTCGGTGGTCCCGACGAGGACGTCTCGGGACTCCTCGAGGGGGAGTCGGCGGCCGAACCCGACGCGGAGGCCGACACCGAAGACGAAGCGGCCGAGTCCGGTGACGGGCCGTCACCGCAGGCGGCGAGCTTCGACGGGCCGTCGGCGACCTCGACAGGTGGGTCGCAGTCGGCCGAGTCGGTGAAAGCGACGCCGCGGGCGAAAAAACGCGCCGAGGAACTGGACGTCGACCTCACGACCGTGGAGGGCACGGGACCACAGGGCGCGGTCTCGGAGGAGGACGTCGAAGCCGCTGCAGAGAGCGGTGGCGACGCCGGGTCGGTGAAGGCGACGCCGCGAGCGAAAAAGCGCGCCGAAGAGCTTGGCGTCGATCTCACGACTGTAGAGGGCACGGGTCCGCAGGGCGCGGTCTCGGAGGAGGACGTCGAAGCGGCCGCCGAGTCGGCGACGGCGGAGGCGGGCGCAGACGAGGAGCCGGCCGAGGTGTCGGCTGCCGAGGGCCGGGTCTTCGCCCCGCCGCGCGTCCGGCGGCTGGCTCGAGAACTGGGCGTCGACCTCGCGACCGTCGAGGGGTCCGGCCCCAGCGGGGCCATCACCGAGGCGGACGTCCGGGCGGCCGGGGACGGCGAAGTCGCCGAGGGTGAGGCCGCGGAGGCAGACGCCGCCGACGTCGGCACGCGGGACGAGGAGCGGCCACTGAGCGGGATGCGTCGGACCATCGCCAACCGACTGGGCCAAAGCGACAGGGAGGCGGTCCACGTCACGGAGCACCGCGGCGCCGACGCCGAGGAGTTGTTGGCGGCCGCCGACGCTGCGGACGACGCGCTCGACCCGAAGGTCACCGTCAACGACGTCCTCCTGCTGGCGCTGTCGGCCACGCTCGACGAGCACCCCGCGTTCAACGCAACCTTCGAAGAGGAGGTCCACCGCCTCCACCGGGCCCAGGACATCTGCGTCGCCATCGACATCGACGAGGGGCTCATCGCGCCCGTCGTCCGAAACGTGGGCGAACTCTCCCTGGCCGAACTCGCCCAGAAGCGCCGCGCGGTCACGGAGAAGTCGCTCTCGGGCGACTACACGATGGAGGACCTCTCGGGCGGGACGTTCACCGTCTCGAACCTCGGCGTTCTGGGCGTGGAGTCGTTCGACCCGGTCATCAACCCCCCGCAGGTCGCCATCCTCGGGGTGAACACCATCAAGGACGAGGTGGTCCCCATCGGCGACGACGAGGTCGGCGTCCGCAAGCGCATCTCGTTCGACCTCTCGTTCGACCACCGCATCGTCGACGGTGCCGACGCGGCGCGGTTCCTCGGGTCGCTGGTCGAACACGTCGAGAACCCCTGGCCGCTCGTCATCAGCGCGGGCGGGCGCTGA
- a CDS encoding class I SAM-dependent methyltransferase: MTRRAEGGVATTQAFYSRWARLYDTIARRAPGVQSLRERAAERLAPPDGGVVVDMGCGTGANLPSLAARVGPAGRVLGVDFTPGVLEIARDRRLNTVAGDCEHVGVVRGDATRPPVRDADAVFASFVSGMLTDPASVVHAWADIVGPGGRLGLLDLARSTHPVGRPLNDVFRIVVRGTSPPGTRSRLATSPAALLDRRVVAAHRALFDRCVDVEHETHAMGYARLSVGTVADAA, from the coding sequence GTGACCCGTCGCGCCGAGGGGGGCGTCGCCACGACGCAGGCGTTCTACTCCCGGTGGGCACGCCTGTACGACACCATCGCCCGCCGCGCTCCGGGCGTCCAGAGCCTCCGCGAGCGCGCCGCCGAGCGACTCGCCCCACCAGACGGCGGGGTCGTCGTCGACATGGGCTGTGGCACCGGTGCGAACCTCCCGTCTCTCGCCGCCCGGGTCGGCCCAGCGGGCCGTGTTCTCGGCGTCGACTTCACCCCCGGCGTCCTCGAAATCGCTCGCGACCGACGCCTGAACACGGTCGCAGGCGACTGTGAGCACGTCGGCGTGGTCCGCGGCGACGCCACCCGCCCGCCCGTCCGCGACGCCGACGCCGTCTTCGCCTCGTTCGTCTCGGGCATGCTCACAGACCCCGCGAGCGTCGTCCACGCGTGGGCCGACATCGTCGGGCCCGGTGGACGACTCGGCCTCCTCGACCTCGCGCGGAGCACTCACCCGGTCGGCCGCCCACTCAACGACGTCTTCCGCATCGTCGTTCGCGGCACCTCGCCGCCGGGGACCCGGTCTCGACTGGCGACGTCGCCGGCGGCGCTCCTCGACCGGCGGGTCGTCGCCGCCCACCGCGCGCTGTTCGACCGCTGTGTCGACGTCGAACACGAGACGCACGCGATGGGGTACGCCCGACTGAGCGTCGGGACCGTCGCCGACGCCGCGTAG
- a CDS encoding thiamine-phosphate synthase family protein, with product MKFIEEVVVEEFLPTFRSMLAEDLRAQGLTQSEVASVLGISQSAVSKYAHGEVARNDRVATDDRVRELVTRVGEGLASSDMTPVQALVESEILIRRLERGDLLADLHEEMMPALADVDHARIHDPDSAVRTTERVRSSVRRGIRTLTNASGFSTLIPNVGSNLVECLPEATGLDDVAAVPGRIFDVKGQATVPGDPEFGVSEYVASVLLAARESTSARAAVNVRYDPALVESLSEAGYVCLEFSPDDGDEVDGVREVLADAPALTDVFVLYQTGGYGIEPITYLLGPDAPTVADCVRDLL from the coding sequence ATGAAGTTCATCGAGGAGGTCGTCGTCGAGGAGTTCCTCCCGACGTTCCGCTCGATGCTCGCTGAGGACCTTCGCGCGCAGGGGCTCACCCAGAGCGAGGTTGCGTCCGTCCTGGGCATCAGCCAGAGCGCCGTCTCGAAGTACGCCCACGGCGAGGTCGCCCGCAACGACCGGGTCGCGACCGACGACCGGGTTCGCGAACTCGTGACCCGGGTCGGCGAGGGCCTCGCCAGCAGCGACATGACGCCGGTGCAGGCACTCGTCGAGAGCGAGATTCTCATCCGTCGGCTGGAGCGCGGCGACCTCCTCGCCGACCTCCACGAGGAGATGATGCCGGCGCTCGCGGATGTCGACCACGCGCGTATCCACGACCCCGACAGCGCGGTCCGGACCACAGAGCGCGTCCGCTCGTCCGTCAGACGTGGGATTCGGACGCTCACGAACGCCTCGGGCTTCTCCACGCTCATCCCCAACGTCGGCTCGAACCTCGTCGAGTGCCTCCCCGAGGCGACGGGGCTCGACGACGTCGCGGCGGTCCCTGGGCGCATCTTCGACGTGAAAGGGCAGGCGACGGTGCCCGGCGACCCCGAGTTCGGCGTGAGCGAGTACGTCGCGTCGGTCTTACTCGCCGCGCGCGAGTCCACGTCAGCGCGCGCCGCGGTCAACGTCCGGTACGACCCGGCGCTCGTCGAATCGCTCTCCGAGGCCGGCTACGTCTGTCTCGAGTTCTCGCCCGACGACGGTGACGAGGTCGATGGCGTCCGCGAGGTGCTCGCCGACGCCCCGGCGCTCACCGACGTGTTCGTCCTCTATCAGACCGGCGGCTACGGCATCGAGCCCATCACGTATCTCCTCGGCCCGGACGCGCCGACCGTCGCCGACTGCGTTCGCGACCTGCTGTGA
- the dcd gene encoding dCTP deaminase — MILSDTDLLARLHEGDLVVEPLDDVDMQVQPSSIDLRLGSEFLEFQRTNIPCIHPNREDEVSKYVRETHVPEGEEFILHPGDFVLGTTKERVEIPPDLVAHVEGRSSLGRLAIVVHATAGLCDPGYEGQITLELSNLGSAPVALTPDMRISQLTFTELTSPATRPYGTERGSKYQGQRGPQASRIGEDPEFADR, encoded by the coding sequence ATGATTCTCTCCGATACGGACCTGCTCGCGCGTCTGCACGAGGGCGACCTCGTCGTCGAACCGCTCGACGACGTCGACATGCAGGTCCAGCCGTCGAGTATCGACCTCCGTCTCGGCTCGGAGTTTCTCGAGTTCCAGCGGACGAACATCCCGTGTATTCATCCCAACCGCGAGGACGAGGTGTCGAAGTACGTCCGAGAGACCCACGTTCCCGAGGGCGAGGAGTTCATCCTCCACCCGGGCGATTTCGTCCTCGGGACGACCAAAGAGCGCGTCGAGATCCCGCCAGATCTGGTCGCTCACGTCGAGGGACGCTCGTCGCTCGGCCGACTCGCCATCGTCGTTCACGCGACGGCCGGGCTCTGTGATCCCGGGTACGAGGGACAGATCACGCTCGAACTCTCGAACCTCGGGAGCGCACCCGTCGCCCTCACGCCCGACATGCGCATCTCTCAGCTGACGTTCACCGAACTAACGTCGCCGGCGACGCGCCCGTACGGCACCGAACGGGGCTCGAAGTACCAGGGTCAGCGCGGACCGCAAGCGTCCCGAATCGGCGAGGACCCGGAGTTCGCCGACCGATGA
- a CDS encoding response regulator — protein MTDGPPERIHVLHVDDDPDFLALVKQFLERVDEELRVIPAEGVPAALDRLRRDDRIECVLSDYDMPTVDGLDFLARVRDVAPRLPFVLYTGQGDEAVAAAAISAGVNDYIQKGARTTHYLKLSVRIKREVERRRAERETETRLAALEAARDGICILDADGRVEYANAAYLDLYGYEHADLVGTPWERLHPESEVEFITAEVLPHLDEHGEWAGESVGRRADGTTFPESKSMAALPDDKLVIVATAFTDSTAT, from the coding sequence GTGACGGACGGTCCTCCCGAACGAATCCACGTCCTCCACGTCGACGACGACCCGGACTTCCTCGCGCTCGTCAAGCAGTTCCTCGAGCGGGTCGACGAGGAACTCCGCGTGATTCCGGCCGAAGGTGTGCCAGCGGCGCTCGACCGCCTCCGGCGTGACGACCGCATCGAGTGCGTTCTGAGCGATTACGACATGCCGACCGTCGACGGACTCGACTTCCTCGCCCGTGTCAGGGACGTCGCCCCGCGACTTCCGTTCGTCCTCTACACCGGACAGGGAGACGAGGCGGTGGCGGCCGCGGCGATCTCGGCCGGCGTGAACGACTACATCCAGAAGGGCGCGAGGACGACCCACTATCTCAAGCTCAGCGTCCGCATCAAACGCGAGGTCGAACGGCGACGGGCCGAAAGAGAGACCGAGACGCGCCTGGCGGCCCTGGAGGCCGCCCGGGACGGCATCTGTATCCTCGACGCTGACGGCCGTGTCGAGTACGCGAACGCGGCGTATCTGGACCTGTACGGCTACGAGCACGCCGACCTCGTCGGGACGCCGTGGGAACGGCTCCACCCCGAGTCCGAAGTCGAGTTCATCACCGCCGAGGTGCTTCCACACCTCGACGAGCACGGCGAGTGGGCGGGCGAGAGCGTCGGCCGCCGGGCGGACGGGACGACGTTCCCCGAGTCGAAATCGATGGCTGCACTCCCCGACGACAAACTCGTCATCGTCGCCACGGCGTTCACCGACTCGACGGCCACGTAG
- the pth2 gene encoding peptidyl-tRNA hydrolase Pth2, which translates to MKQAIAARTDLGMGRGKLAAQVAHASLSAYEDASDATRKAWKGSGQKKVVLKLSGEQAVFDVASEAERLGLPNAVIRDAGHTQLDPGTVTAVAVGPAEDDEVDRVTGDLSLY; encoded by the coding sequence ATGAAGCAAGCCATCGCGGCGCGGACCGACCTCGGCATGGGCCGGGGCAAGCTCGCCGCACAGGTCGCCCACGCGTCGTTGTCGGCGTACGAGGACGCCTCCGACGCGACGCGGAAGGCGTGGAAAGGGTCGGGACAGAAGAAGGTCGTCCTCAAGCTGTCGGGCGAGCAGGCGGTGTTCGACGTCGCCTCGGAGGCCGAACGGCTCGGCCTCCCCAACGCGGTCATCCGCGACGCCGGCCACACGCAACTCGACCCGGGGACGGTCACGGCAGTCGCCGTCGGCCCGGCCGAGGACGACGAGGTCGACCGCGTGACCGGCGACCTCTCCCTGTACTGA
- the truD gene encoding tRNA pseudouridine(13) synthase TruD has protein sequence MRDAHPRERTVGMAWYASDAEGIGGRLREQPTDFRVEEVETVEAAPADSDVGDYAHLLVRATLHGWDTNDFAARLSDALGMSRERVSWAGTKDKHAVTTQLFSLQGVSADDVPDVNNADVEVVGRLGRALQFGDLAGNEFSIRVRDLACDTETARGRVAAVTDDLTALVDGTGERARVGVPNYFGHQRFGSRRPVTHVVGLHVVRGEWREAVLAYCGDPADTEPEATQDARAIVDEEAASDDPDWQRALDAMPGYLRYERSMLHRLAEGSGETEDVDEDARFRDALEAVPSNLQRLFVNAAQSYVFNRIVSERLERGLPLSHPVEGDVVCFADRSLDEDFAVPDTSREQRVTARRVDIMGKHCARGRAFVTAPLVGTETELGEGEPGDIEREVLAELSLSPADFSLPGAFDSTGTRRAVLVRTRLDATVDDEGATFDFALPKGSYATVVLREYLKTDPLEL, from the coding sequence ATGCGTGACGCTCACCCGCGAGAGCGGACGGTCGGGATGGCGTGGTACGCGAGCGACGCCGAGGGAATCGGGGGGCGACTCAGGGAGCAGCCGACGGACTTCCGGGTCGAAGAGGTCGAGACGGTCGAGGCCGCCCCGGCCGATAGCGACGTCGGCGACTACGCGCACCTGCTCGTCCGGGCGACGCTGCACGGCTGGGACACCAACGACTTCGCCGCGCGACTCTCCGACGCGCTGGGGATGAGCCGCGAGCGCGTCTCGTGGGCTGGCACGAAGGACAAACACGCGGTGACGACCCAGCTGTTCTCCCTGCAGGGCGTCTCCGCGGACGACGTCCCCGACGTGAACAACGCCGACGTCGAGGTGGTCGGCCGACTCGGCCGCGCGCTCCAGTTCGGCGACCTCGCGGGCAACGAGTTCTCCATCAGGGTGCGCGACCTGGCCTGTGACACCGAGACGGCGCGCGGCCGAGTCGCGGCTGTGACGGACGACCTCACAGCCCTCGTGGACGGGACGGGGGAGCGCGCACGCGTCGGCGTCCCCAACTACTTCGGCCACCAGCGGTTCGGGTCGCGCCGGCCCGTCACGCACGTCGTCGGCCTCCACGTCGTCCGCGGCGAGTGGCGCGAGGCCGTGCTCGCGTACTGTGGCGACCCGGCGGACACGGAACCCGAGGCGACCCAGGACGCTCGCGCCATCGTCGACGAGGAGGCCGCGAGCGACGACCCCGACTGGCAGCGAGCGCTCGACGCCATGCCGGGCTATCTGCGGTACGAACGGTCGATGCTCCACCGGCTGGCAGAGGGGAGCGGTGAGACCGAAGACGTGGACGAGGACGCCCGGTTCAGAGACGCGCTCGAGGCGGTTCCGTCCAACCTCCAGCGACTGTTCGTCAACGCCGCGCAGTCGTACGTGTTCAACCGAATCGTGAGCGAGCGCCTCGAGCGAGGGCTGCCGCTGTCGCACCCGGTCGAGGGCGACGTGGTCTGTTTCGCCGACCGCTCGCTGGACGAGGACTTCGCCGTGCCCGACACGAGTCGCGAGCAGCGCGTCACGGCACGGCGTGTCGACATCATGGGGAAACACTGCGCACGCGGGCGGGCGTTCGTCACCGCGCCGCTCGTCGGGACCGAGACCGAACTCGGCGAGGGAGAGCCGGGAGACATCGAGCGGGAGGTCCTGGCGGAACTGTCTCTCTCCCCGGCGGACTTCTCGCTCCCGGGGGCGTTCGACTCGACGGGGACGCGCCGGGCCGTGCTGGTGCGGACGCGGCTCGACGCGACGGTGGACGACGAGGGGGCGACGTTCGACTTCGCGCTCCCCAAGGGGTCGTACGCGACCGTCGTGCTCAGGGAGTATCTGAAGACGGACCCCCTGGAGCTCTGA
- a CDS encoding DUF2103 domain-containing protein, whose product MNCRRCESPIERPGDYCLTCDTANCDTVVVDVSRDRATLTMLDEERVVGEFTVTTIPEEGGENGVVELRNFAGLVADEIHRKRPDEVYVSGEHRVIREVRAQLHLDVFRVRDDSDPVDSVLSRRGERTLEVVEASPKEKLGGSHTTLIGGREGRRAIGVVAEHPHVKKVVPGPIEAGGMSSRKGLRAKVTRADGNGNVRLLLRDGSSVQENRVVTTAMDRETGERVREDLNAALRDEALQDG is encoded by the coding sequence ATGAACTGTCGGCGGTGTGAGTCCCCGATCGAGCGTCCGGGCGACTACTGTCTCACCTGCGACACCGCCAACTGTGACACGGTCGTCGTCGACGTCTCGAGAGACCGGGCGACGCTAACGATGCTCGACGAGGAACGGGTGGTCGGGGAGTTCACCGTCACCACCATCCCCGAGGAAGGGGGCGAAAACGGCGTCGTCGAACTCCGGAACTTCGCCGGACTCGTGGCGGACGAGATCCACCGGAAGCGACCCGACGAGGTGTACGTCTCGGGGGAGCATCGCGTCATCCGTGAGGTCCGCGCCCAGTTACACCTCGACGTCTTTCGGGTGCGAGACGACTCGGACCCCGTCGACTCCGTCCTCTCCAGACGTGGTGAGCGCACGCTCGAGGTCGTCGAGGCGTCGCCGAAGGAGAAACTCGGCGGGAGCCACACCACGCTCATCGGCGGGCGTGAGGGGCGACGCGCCATCGGGGTGGTGGCCGAACACCCCCACGTGAAGAAGGTCGTCCCCGGCCCCATCGAAGCGGGCGGGATGAGTTCGCGGAAGGGGCTCAGAGCGAAGGTGACGCGCGCGGACGGGAACGGCAACGTCCGACTGCTCCTCCGTGACGGCTCCAGCGTCCAGGAGAACCGGGTCGTGACCACGGCGATGGACCGCGAGACCGGCGAGCGCGTGCGTGAGGACCTCAACGCGGCGCTCCGGGACGAGGCGTTGCAAGACGGCTGA